Proteins from one Chaetodon auriga isolate fChaAug3 chromosome 19, fChaAug3.hap1, whole genome shotgun sequence genomic window:
- the pmchl gene encoding pro-melanin-concentrating hormone, like encodes MRQSLIFAAALLFQCYALSEALPMGKTEDSSLEQDAFTLPLSDEMTENSLGDADLATVGKTRGPRVIVVADPSLWRDLRELHNGLSLYKRRADDHSQVIEHRDASHDLNIPILRRDTMRCMVGRVYRPCWEV; translated from the coding sequence ATGAGACAGTCGCTCATCTTCGCTGCAGCACTCTTGTTCCAGTGCTATGCGCTATCAGAGGCGTTACCCATGGGCAAGACTGAAGACAGCTCCTTGGAGCAGGATGCTTTCACCTTGCCGCTGAGTGACGAGATGACCGAAAACAGCCTCGGCGATGCAGATCTGGCCACTGTGGGTAAAACCAGAGGGCCGAGGGTAATTGTCGTCGCTGATCCGAGCCTGTGGAGGGACCTGCGGGAGCTGCACAACGGGCTGTCCCTCTACAAACGGAGAGCTGACGACCACAGCCAGGTCATCGAGCACAGAGATGCCAGCCACGATCTGAACATCCCCATCCTGAGGAGGGACACGATGAGGTGCATGGTGGGACGGGTGTACCGGCCATGCTGGGAAGTCTAG
- the ccnb1 gene encoding G2/mitotic-specific cyclin-B1, translated as MALRVTRNRLASTRTDLGGKACSATGPSLKPRAALGEIGNIAANKEAQKKNVKTEPAKKTKVTTKPVKAAVVEQPKNVVPVDPKPEVQVLPEPASPTPMETSGCEPADLCQAFSDVILHTAIRDVDADDYDNPMLCSEYVKDIYKYLRQLEVEQNVRPTFLQGQEVTGNMRAILIDWLVQVSLKFRLLQETMYMTVGIIDRFLQDNPVPKKQLQLVGVTAMFLASKYEEMYPPEISDFAYVTDRAYTTAQIRDMEMTILRVLKFQLGRPLPLQFLRRASKICEVTAELHTLAKYLLELTMVDYEMVHFPPSMVASASLALALKVLNAGEWDVTLQHYMDYTAESLIPVMAHIAKNVVKVNEGQTKHMAVKGKYSTSKQMRIATISQLKSSVVKDLAKQLTQ; from the exons ATGGCTCTTCGAGTAACCAGA AATCGCTTGGCTTCTACCAGGACCGACCTCGGCGGAAAGGCCTGCTCGGCGACCGGGCCTTCACTAAAGCCTCGAGCAGCCCTCGGCGAAATCGGAAACATCGCAGCTAACAAAGAAGCACAGAAAAAG AATGTAAAGACAGAGCCTGCCAAGAAGACCAAAGTCACCACAAAACCTGTAAAAGCAGCAGTTGTTGAACAACCAAAAAATGTTGTTCCTGTTGACCCAAAGCCTGAGGTGCAG GTTCTGCCTGAACCAGCATCCCCTACTCCGATGGAGACTTCAGGCTGTGAGCCCGCTGACCTCTGTCAAGCATTTTCAGATGTCATTCTTCACACTGCTATCAGGGATGTGGATGCAGACGACTACGACAACCCCATGCTCTGCAGTGAATACGTGAAAGACATCTACAAATACCTCCGACAGCTTGAG GTTGAGCAAAACGTCAGGCCCACTTTTCTGCAGGGCCAGGAAGTGACTGGTAACATGCGGGCTATTCTCATAGACTGGCTTGTGCAAGTCAGCCTAAAGTTCCGTCTGCTGCAGGAGACGATGTACATGACCGTGGGAATCATTGACCGCTTTCTTCAG GACAATCCAGTGCccaagaagcagctgcagctggttgGAGTGACTGCCATGTTCCTTGCTTCCAAATACGAGGAGATGTATCCGCCTGAGATCTCAGACTTTGCCTATGTGACAGACAGGGCCTACACCACCGCTCAGATCAGAGACATGGAGATGACAATTCTCCGGGTGCTCAAATTCCAACTGGGCCGCCCCCTTCCCCTGCAGTTCCTCAGGAGGGCCTCAAAGATTTGTGAG GTAACTGCTGAGCTACACACCCTGGCAAAATACCTCCTTGAGCTCACCATGGTGGACTATGAGATGGTTCATTTCCCTCCTTCAATGGTGGCAAGTGCTTCTTTGGCTCTTGCCCTCAAGGTCTTAAATGCTGGTGAATGG GATGTGACACTGCAGCACTACATGGATTACACAGCAGAGAGTTTAATTCCTGTGATGGCACACATTGCTAAGAATGTTGTGAAAGTGAACGAAGGGCAGACCAAACACATG GCCGTAAAAGGCAAATACTCGACTTCAAAGCAGATGAGGATCGCCACTATCTCACAGCTCAAATCTTCAGTGGTGAAGGATCTTGCAAAGCAGCTTACCCAGTGA